In Borrelia anserina Es, the DNA window GTTTGCTCTATTGTTTCGGGTCAATAGAGCAAACAATTTAATGAGAAAATATTAATTTTAAAATAAAAATCCAAAATAATAAAAGTATAGCCGGGGATATTTTTACACTATCTTTGGTAACAAAATTATACAATACACTTATAATTACATAGAAAATTATCCCAATTCCAATCCCTGAAGCTATGCTATAACTCAAAGGAATCAAAAATAATATCAAAAAACTAGGAATAGCTTCTCTCACATTTGAAAAATCTATATTTCCAATCTCTTTACACATAAAAAACCCTACATATATTAAAGCAGCTGAAGTCGCACTAGAAGGAACAGCAACAAACAAAGGAGCAAAAAATACCGCCAATAAAAACAAAATACCTGTCACAACTGATGTCAATCCCGTTTTACCACCCTCAACTATACCCGTAGAACTTTCAATATAAGTAGTTACAGGAGAAACACCCATAATTGCTCCAAAAGTGGTAGAAATAGCATCAACTAGGAACACTTTATCAGCATCACGTATTCTACCCTCTTTATCAACCAAATCTCCTTTTGAAGCAACACCCACCAAAGTTCCAACAGTATCAAATAGATCATTAAACAATAAAACAATGACTATAAAAGCAAAATTCCAAAAATTTTCACCTAACACATAAGAAAAACTCAACTTGTTAAATATAGGCGCAATTGAATCATACCTTAAAAAAGCATCTGGTAATTTAATCCCCACACTCAAAGCAGCTTCCCTATCAAAGAAAGCATAACACCATGCTATTAAAGTAGTTATACAAATTGATAATAGTATACTACCCCTAACCATTTTAAGCTCAAAAATTAATATAGAAATAATCCCTAACAAAGTAAGAAAAACTTTTAAATTTATAAGATTCCCAAGCCCAATTAATGTAGAATCGTCTCTAACAATAATTTCACTATTAACAAAACCAATAAAAGCAATAAACAAGCCTATTCCAACAGTAATAGCACATCGTAAATTTATTGGTATAGCATTTACAATATTCTCACGTACTCCTAATAAAGACAAAATTATAAAAATAATGCCTTCAATAAAAACAGCGCCCAAAGCCACTTCCCAAGGTATATTCATACCCTTAACAACAGAAAATGCAAAGAATGCATTAATTCCCATTCCAGAAGCCAAAGCTAAAGGAATATTAGCAAAAACCCCCATAAAAATAGTAGCAAATCCAGCTGTTAAGCATGTTGCTGTTACCAATGCTCCTACAGGCATCCCTGCATGAGAAAGTATATAAGGATTAACAACTATTATATATGCCATGCTTAGAAACGTTGTAAACCCAGCTACAATCTCTGTCTTATAATCAATACTATTATCCCTAATCTGAGATATTAATGTCTGTCTAACTCTACTCAAAAAACAATTCCTCCTCCCAAGAAACCCTCATTGTATAAGAAAACCAAAATTAATGCTACTATCCTTAATAATTAATATTAAAATTACAAAACACAAAAAAACTACCTTATGGCAATATACATAAACTTAAACTAACCTCCTGATATCAATTAATTGAATAATTACAGACCTTTAGAACTTGTATTCATACCTACAATTTGCAAAATAAATTTCCTCCCGTTTAAATCGATTATAGTTAATCTTCAAAAATTCATCAAAAAAAAGAAAAAATTAAATTAAAAATAAAAAACATATGTCTCAGATAATCTTATTATTTTGAAGTAAAATATCTTCATTATCAGGCAAATTAGAGAAAACAATGGTTTTAAGAACCTCACCAGAACTGTTTACAATAAAAAATTTCCTGTTCTTAACAAGCTCTAAATATATTTTTAAAGAAACATCCTTACCAACACTAAAGAAAGTCTGAATATATTCATTGTCAATTTTCCTATAACGCCTAAGCAAAAACGAAGCCACTATGCCATTACCACATTGCAAGAACAACGGTTCCTTATATCTTAAATTAAACTTGCCAGAAATAGTAAAATAATGCCTTAGAGAAACTTTACTTTTATCTAAAATCAATCTAATATATTTTGAAGCCCTATTGAACCCACCAATATTCCCCAGATCAATGGTTGCACAAGAAAACATCAAAAAAACAAAATAAAAAAAGATAATATATCCACTATTAAATTTCATCTCCTAATTACCATAGATCCTTATAAAATAATAAAACTTACTATAATTACTATAAAATATTATTTTCAAGTGCATATTTAAGCGTATCCCGAGTACTCTTAAAATCAACATCAATAAATCTGGCATCATATTTAAAAGTTTCCCTAGTCCAAACTTGATAAGAATCATCATCTAAAACAAAAGATAAGCTTCTGTAAGGCTTAAGAGCTTTCAAAATAAGATCAGCATTGTTTTTATCAATATCAACATATAAGAACCTTAACTTTCCAATACTCACCACCCTGGAAATCTTAACATTACCAATATAATTATCATCTTGAATTAATTTCAAATAACCGCCATCAAAATTTAACTCTGAAGCTAAAACAACATTTAAAAACACAGAAAAATTATTTGTCAATTTATCTCTTCTGATATAGATTTGACTATTTGGATAAAAATAAAGTAAGTAATTAACTCTCTCTATTTTGTCAAATTTTTCATCCAAAAATTCCTCTACACTCAAGGTCTTACATGAAAAAAAAAAGACAAATAAACAAAAACTATATCTCATAATCAAATTATATTATAAAATATGATAAGGAGAATGTTTATATTGAATGAAATCGAACAATTTTAACTTATATATTAAAACCCCTTATATTTACTCTGATTACATAATATCAAAATATGCGGTACTACTCATCCCAGTACCAATAATAAAGATTGCAATAGGAGAGGGACTCAAAGTATTTGAAATTGCATTTGAAGACAAATACAAAAACTTTGCCGGATATATTAAACCAAATAAAAGAGCTATATATATAAACGAAACAATGAATCTACAGAATAAAAGATTTGCAATAGCACAACAACTCGGTCATTACTTAATGCATAAATATCAAGTCTTTAACCCATCCAAAAGAACAGAAACAATTAATACTCAAGATAACCATATGACTATAGAAGCCAATATATTTGCAACAAACCTATTAATTCCAACTACTACTTTAAAACTAAAAGTACCTCAATATAAATTAATAAAGTACCCTCAAAAACTGATGGCACAAGAATTTCAAGTATCTGAAAATATAATACACTTTAAGTTAAGCATGCTTAATGAGATTCACAGGCTTGAGAAAGAAAGCAAGATAAAAAAGAAACTAAAAGTAAAACAAATAGACAAAACAAGATCCAAAGATCTTTTACTTCAAAATGTAGATCAACTAAAAGAATCAATAGCCATAGATTTAGAAAAAAGAGAAATCACAAGAAAAGAAAGCATAAAAAAAAGCTTCAAAGAACTGGAATAAAAAATTTACTATTTGGAAAAGCTTTCAAGTATACTTTCCAGCTTTCGTTTAGCAATAATTAAAGCATTTTTATCCTGAACAAGCATATGAAAAAAAATTTTTCTAACCACAATCCAAAGCCTATCATCTATGCATATGCTATAAGAAGGGAAATTAATTCTTAAAGGAAATTTCTCTTTAATATTATTATTTAAATAACGTAAAACTTCAAACTTAAAAGATTCACCTTGAACTATACTATAAGCTAAGATAATTTTATATAATCTTTGATTATATAAGTAAAGAGCCTTAATATATTCAATATTATCATTATAACTAGATTCAGAAATATAAACCAAACTCTCCTGATCTCCTTTCAAGATATCAAAATTATGTTTAAAAGAGTCATTCAAATTTGCATACTTTTTCAAAACAGAATTTGAAATCTTAAGTTCAGGATACGCCATTAAAGCTTTTAAAGCTAATAAATCTAAATGATTTCCTTCAGAAGATTCATCTAATAAAATTGTAGAACAACTTAAAAATAAAAGGATGAAAAACACACAAAAATCTAAAAAGAAACGCATATAATCCTCTTACTACATTTTTTCATAAAATACAGTAAATAAAAACAGATCTGCTTTGATATAATAGTGTAAAGAATTGACCTAAAGGAAATAAAATGAGCTATTATGCACTGAGCAAAATATTTATGTATCTCGGATATATTATTATAGGGATAACTTCCTTCACTATCTTTAACAAAAATCTAAGAACCACTATCAAGAACAAGATGAAAAAGTTCAACTTTCTATACTACTTGACACTATTTATACTTTTTATAACCACTTCTAACTTATCCCATTATTTCTCAGAAAAACAATTATTAGACAATTTCCAGGAATTTCAAGAAGATTTTTGTGGAATACACAAAATCAATGTAACATTTTTAAAAACATACCTATCAGGATTACAAGAACCAATCAAAATGGAATTAATGTCAAAATTAACACCAATAAACACCATATTTAATGCTAGCTTTGAAAAATACTCAAAAAGAATAAACAAATCACTAACCGATATCATAAAAAATTATAACGCCTACACTAAAGCAATGAATACAGAAATTAGAAACAGGATTGCAAAATTAGAAGAAAAAATTTTGCCAATGTATAACAAATACAAATTGCCTAGTTCAAATAACAAAATATCAGATATAAGCGTCGACAAGAATGGAAATATCATTCCCATACGCAAAGATATAAATGGTACAATAACAGACTTATTATTTTATGATCAAAACTACAACTTAATTCCATTTAGAGAGTACCAAAAAAATAAAGTTAAATTCGATATCATCAAAGATGATAATAATCATTATTTCAAAGAAACAATCAATGTTTACTATCTTGATTCAAAAAATACTCGAGTTGCAATTGATTATTATAAAAACAACATTGATACAATTCCTTATTATATAGATTTAAAAGAGAATAAAGATAATTTCTTAAAGAGTATTAAAACTAAAAATGGATACAAAACATACATCGAAGAAAAACACAAACTAAGCATATTAGTAAATAATGATAACCTAGACGAGTTTAAAATCTTATTAGAAAAAAATCCAAACACGTTTTCATTAAACACAATATTATCTGACGGAAGTCCCATATTTACTCACGCAGTGAACTCAAAAGCAAAGAACATAATAAATTATGCAATGTCAAAAGATTTCAACATCAACTTAATAGATCAGAAATCCAAAACTGCCCTTCACAATGCCATAATTAACGGATACGATGTTAACTTTATAAAATCTCTTATAGAAAAAGGAGCAAATCCATATATAAGAGACTTAAATAAAAAATTACCATCAGACTATACTCCCAAAGACAGCGAAATCTATAAGTACCTAAACACTATTATAGAATAAATAAAGTCAATAACTTTACAAATATACTAAATACAATTAAATTATCATTACTATTGATTTAAATATGGTTAATATTAATCAAGTTAATTAATATTAACCATATTTAAAAAGCAAATACAAGGAAAACTTATCACGTTACCACTGCAAATAAATTTGCTATTTTGCAAAAAAATTGGCAAGACTTTTATGCTACTAACTAGGCTTTTACCAGAAATTGATGGTATGTTCAAAAATGAAACAATGAGTAAAGATTAAAGACTTAAAAACATTTCAAAACAACACACTCCTTTTAAACATCCTTTTAACGATCATAAAAGACACTAGTTACGGTATTGAAAAGTTACCATTAATATTCCTATTAGAAACATCTATTGGTCTTACCAATATAGAGAAGGGTTTTGGAGTCCCTACTGGTAGAAGTAGATTCCTATGCAAAAGCCATAAATAGCACTCTTATAAACTGCCGAAATGGTTCACCCTGCATACTTAATAACAATAGAAATTAATGAAACACCTACTTGATAAATCATTTACAAATGTATACTCTGAAGATAAGAGGACTCAAAGATATGATTTCAAGGTTTATTGACACATATCCTCACAATAAAGACTACGTCATTAAATTCCCTCAATATTTAACAGTTTTTTAGAAGATCAAGATTTGTCCCAATCACCACAACAACTTAAAAACCCGAATTTTTCAAGACACTTTGAAGTTACAAATGTAACAAGATTCCGGGTTGAAAAATATATAAATATATCGTTTTTATTTTTTGGATTTAAAGTCCTCACATATAACATGGAATTCATACTGATACATCCTTTAAAGATGTATTACGACGAAAATAATGTTTATTTTTATACAAATTTATATTAACTACATCCTTTACGAGATACTCCAAAAAAATGAAAGAACACGTTGGATAAACATACTCTACATATTGGGATATATTACTTCTTTATATTCAAGGCCATAACCAAATTTAACCTCCAACTCAAATAAAAGAAAACGATGGAATAACTACTACAAAAGCAAGATCAAAAAAATACTTAACAAGTTAAGAGGAATAACAACCAAAACCACCAAAGCCCTTGAAAGAATTACTAAAATTAAATCCAACAGTATCTGCATTATAAAACTAAAAGTTAAAGGATACAACATCAATCTTATCAAAAATGACTGTTTATTTTAAATCATTCATTATGAAAAGGCATTACAAGAGAAGATAAAGGATTAAAAATCATATTTGATATTTTATTAAACAATATCAACATAGAAATAGAGAAAATCACAAAAGAATTATAAATCTCAACAATAAATAATTTTGTTTTTAAATTTATTTACAATATCAACAAATATTGTTAATATTAATTACATAATATAATTAAAAATGTTAATTATATTAAATTTAACAACAATTTAAGGGAGGAAATGTTATGTCAACATCATCAGAATCTACATTTACAACATTACAAAAGGTGGGAAAAGCTTTTATGTTACCAATAGCTCTCCTGCCAATAGCTGGGATCTTATTAGGAATCGGTGCTGCACTTACCAACAAAACAATGATTCAAGCTTACGGAATTGAAGCAATACTTGGAGAGGGCACACCAGCAAGTTCACTACTATTGTTAATGAAAGGCATAGGTGAAGTAATTTTTGCAAACCTACCTCTAATGTTTGCAGTAGCAATCCCAATTGGACTGGCAAAAGCCGAAAAAGGAACAGCAGCTCTTGCTGGAGTTGTAGGATTTTTAGTCATGCATCAAGCTATAAATGGAATCTTATCTATCCAAAATATTAATCCCTCAACTGTAAATGCAGAAGCACTAATAGCAATTGGAACCCCCGAAGCAGAGGCAATTGCAAAGAGCCAAGAATATACATATGTACTTGGAATTTTTTCCCTTCAAATGAGCGTAATGGGAGGAGTGGTAGCAGGATTTATTACAGTAATGCTTCACAACAAACTACATAATATCCAACTACCAACATTTTTAGCATTCTTTGGAGGATCAAGATTCATTCCCATCATAACTACAATTACTATGTTTATAGTAGGAATAATTTTAACATGTATCTGGCCATTTATTCAAGGAATGATGACTTCGTTCGGAAATATTATAGCACAATCTGGATATTTTGGTTCATTTGCATATGGGGCAATAAAACGATCTTTAATACCCTTTGGACTTCACCACATATTCTACATGCCATTCTGGCAAACATCTTTAGGTGGAACAATGGAAATCAATGGAGAACTAATCTCAGGAGCACAAAATATATTCTTCAAACAACTCTCAGATCCCAATACTGTACACTTTGAGGTTGCAAGAGGAACACGTTTTTTTAGTGGTGAATTTATAGTAATGATTTTTGGACTACCTGGAGCTGCTCTTGCCATGTATCACACCTCAAAAAAAGAAAATAAAAAAAGCACGATTTCTCTATTATTATCAGCTGCATTCACATCTATGCTAACAGGAATAACAGAACCCATTGAATTTTCATTCCTTTTTGCAGCTCCTGCTCTTTACTATCTTATATATGTACCCTTATTTGGACTAGCCCATCTATTAGCACATGTTTTTAATATTGGGGTTGGATTAACATTCTCTGGCGGATTTATTGATATGTTCTTATTTGGCATATTACAGGGAAACAACAAAACAAATTGGATAATTATTCCTATAATTGGTATCTTTTATTTCATAGGATTCTATTATATTTTCAAACTTGCAATTATAAAATTCAATCTAAAAACACCAGGACGTGAAGACGTAGAAGAAATATCAAAAATAAGTTCACAAAAAACAGGAATATCAGAAATTGCTAGGAAAGTATTAGAAGGACTTGGAGGTAAAGACAACATTACATATCTTGATGCATGTGCCTCAAGATTAAGAATAAATGTTGATAAAACAGAACTAGTAAAGTCTATCACTTATTTTAAATCTATTGGAGCAAGCGGAATGCTTAAAAAAGGAAATGGCATCCAGATTATATTTGGAGGATTATCTGATAATATCAGAATGGAAATGGATAAAATTTGAATAACTGCCTAAAAAAAGCTAAGAATATAAATTACCAATAAGAGGAGCGGTATTTTAAAATCTCTCCTCTTATATTTTACAAAAAAGGATAAAGTTATGCATAAATACCAATACTTAATTTCTGGGAAAGTACAAGGGGTAGGCTTTAGAGCATTTACAGAACAAATAGCAAACAAAATAGAAATCAAAGGATTTGTCAAAAACCTGGATGATGGAAAAGTTGAAATAATAGCCTTTTTTAATAACAAAGAACAAATTGAATTATTTGAAAACACACTCAAAAAAGGCAATGGTTATTCAAAGATTGAAAAAATTGAAAAAAAACTCTTAGATGAAAAATATCCTTTCAATTTCAAGGACTTCAGTTCTTATTACTAATACTCTTATCAACCTTATTTCCAACTATTCTCATCTTACCAATTTTTACTTTACCACTACCCTTATTTGCAAAGTCAAGAATTCCTGAACTAGATTTAAAGAAACGCTCAACTCTAAACTTCAAAAACTCTAATGACTTTCTATCTTTACAAAAGATATTTAGATTTCCATCAGAAAACTTAATATCAAGCCCATAGTTAGTTTCTGTCTTCAAAAAATTACAAGAGATAAACTCTCCATTCAATTTACTTCTTTTAAAAAGAAAAAAATATTTCTTGCCTCTCTTAGAGTCTCTAAAATCAACCTTCAACCAATCATTCATCGGCTCAATTGAAACCAAACTATCATAAAGATAAGAAATATAAATCGTTTTATTATCACTGGCACTGAGTACCTTCTTAAAGAAATAAAGAAATCCTGTATCCATACAATTAAACAATATACTACAAATCAAGGTATAAAACGCCCTCGCCTAATTAAAATGAACACCAAACACAAAAATAAATAAAAATAAAATTAACTTTTCACAATATTTTTAAACAGCATATCCAAAAATTATGGCTAAATACTCACCAAGCCTTGCATAGTTATAATTATAACCATATTTTTGCTTGAAAGCCTTACGAATTCTAACATTAAGACCCCTTAACATTTCCAACTCCTCTACACCATCTTCTATCATTAGATCCTTAATTACATGCAAAGTCCTAGAATAATTATCGTCCATAATATGACACTCTTCTATCAATACATTTAATCTCTTCATAGTAATAACAGAATACGTTGTCTTTCTCCTAACATAAGCATATATACGTCTTTTAATCAATCTCAATAAATCAATATCAGCATTTTCATCCAAGTTCTCTAATACATAACGATTATAATGAAAAGCCGTTATTATATCATCATGCTCATGTCCTAAAACAGTCGTTATCCATAAATTTAGCTCCATATTCTTTGGAGCAAATGCGAGATAAGAAAATCTACTATAAAGCCTTCTACAAAAATAAACTGACTCTTCAGGTTCAAATATATTTTCAAAAATCTTACGAAATAATCTATTATAACTATAAGAAAGATTTGAAGATATAATTTCCTTTGAAAGTTTTTCTGTCCTCTCCATATACCTCACCTCTTCTATTGAATCAATAATTAACTTAGAATCAGCAAAAGTAGGAAAAACAATTTCGTGAACTAAATTATGCTCTTTCTTTTTTGCAATATGTTTCATGAGAATATGTTCACTATCTTCAACATAAAATTTAGATACCTTCATTATTTCAACAGGACGACGTCCTGTTGCCATTAATATTCCATAAAACTTTAATCTGACATCTCTTTTTTGAGTCAACAAGATATTTATTATCTCAATATAAGTTTTTAAGTTTATCTTAACCGATATCTGCTCTCTTCTATAACTATTAATTTTTGAGATCTTATAATGATGTGAATAACTATTTAACCATTCAGGACTTCTAAACAAACTCAGGAAAGACTCAAAATATACCTTTCTACCTAAAATACCATTAGCAACCATTAACTCCTCAATTTTACATAAATCTTTTATATCAATATTAGATAATGCCTTTACTTCTTTAGGCACCCAAAAAAACAAAAGTTTATTTTTTTGTCTTATTTCCTCAATAACTGCAAGATTGATATATTCCTTTACTATTTTACGAGTTTTAGAAAGATTTAATATAATTGAAAGATTAGTAAACTTGTCCTTTCTTAAAAGAATACTTTTATGTTTATCGGCAAGAACACTTAAGCTCTTATTTAATTTGGAATATGAAATCTCATATTTCAAATACTTAACATATATTTCTTCCAGATTCTTTCTAAAGAACTCAAGATCTTTTTTTATATTAACTTTTAAAGCCATACTAAACAAATTATAGCAAGAAAAAATAATAAGAACATATCTTCAGGCTACTATCAACTTCAAAATAAAAAACAATTTATTAATCACATGTTCAAACAAAGTTTATAATAACAAGAAAATATCAATAAAATCCTATTGCTGCATAAATCTCTCAATAGACTTAAAAACATAATAATAGAGAACAATATACGCCTCTCTTAAAGTAGAATACTTACAACTTCCCGTAAAGTATATAAGTTCACTTGTACTTGAATTAACATCATCTTTATGATTTCTAAGCTCAAATTCACGGTTAATCTCTTTTATATGCCCCAAATTAAAAGTATCAGTAGTAACTTGTTTATTATTTTCTATACAAAAATCACTGTTTAAGGCAATCCCACTTTTAACGATTTCTTTAACTTGAAACTCAAATGCATCGGGAAGAATAACATTGAAAAAATCAAACTTCAAGCCAAAATCAAAAAGAAACCCAAATTTATAATCCAATAAACCTGCTACTTTCGAATACAAAATTATCTGCATAACAATACTTTCAATGTTTTTATCCAATATAAAGTAATAAGAATAACCGTCAATATCCTTAACAGAATCAAAATAATTTTTATAATGAACGTAAGTTTTAAATTTATTATCACCCAAATACTCATAACCTGAAATTTCCAATTCTATTGCATCCTCTAAAGGAATAGCAAATCTCGATACATTATCAAAATTACAAGAATAAAAGATAAAAATGAAAGGTAAAAAAATTTTACAAACTATTTTCACAAATACCCCCACAATAAGATATGACTATTATCAAACACAAAAGATCCAAAAATGCAGTTTTACGAATATGAGAATAAAACAATGTGCAATAAATTTAAAGTATAAATGTATTATTTAAAAACTTTACTTTTTTTCAACATTTAATTAAAATATTATTAGTACTTTAAAGATAAAAATCAAACGATGGGGGTTTAAGATGAGACAAGAAAAGATCAGTAATAGGCCATTTAACAAAGTAGTAGATCGAAGACTAAAGGTGTTCTGGGTAATTCAAAAATTGCAGCACAATTATTTTAGAAATAAGAGAAGATATTCTTTAAGAAATGTTGTAATCATGGTAAATTCAATCTTAGAAAAAAAAGGATTTAAAACAGTAACAAGAAGAACTATACAAAGCGACATTAAAAACTTTGAGGAAATCGGTTTGTTAAAAATAAACTTCAATCCACTTGGAAAAAACAATGGTAGTTTCACTTACTACATAATAAATAAAGCTATTGAAAAAATAGCTAATAAAGCAATAAGCAAAGCCTACTTCATCAAAAGAGGAAAAAACATAGATCAAGCAAGATACAATGCTATTAAAAAAGACAAACTGAAAGAACAAGACCAACAATTCAAAATTTCACATCAGACACTTTCACATCTTTTAAGTAAGGTAAAAAGTAAAAATATTAAACATAAGAATTCTAGCTTAAAAGATCTAGAAAGCAAAGAAAAACATCTAGAGAAAACTATATTGCAAAGATATAAAGAGGTGAGTAGAAAGGACCTGAATGAAATGAGAAAAACTGTAAAAAACCAAATAAGCTATAAAAACACTCTATGGAATCTAAAAGACTTCATGGAAGAACTTCAGGAATATGAAGAAAACGACGCTGTAAGTTTCTTCAAAATCAAACTCAGAGAAAAAAGAAACAAAATATGGTTTATGTCAAAAAGAAATGCAAAAACAGACTTTAAAGAGATAGTAAGAGAGTTCAAATACAAAAATAAAACCAAATTACAAAACTCATACCAAGATCAAAAGGGAATAATAAAACCAAAAATGAATTACATAGACAATCCAAACGGAATAGTAAAAGCTAGTGAGCTAATAACAGAAATAATGAAAAAGGAACTGTTAATTTCTATTTAGGAAAGTAAGAACAAGATGGAAAAGGCAATATACACTCTAAAAGCAAAGTTAATGGCAAGAAAATTAGAACTAGATAAGGAAAGTAAAAACTTTTTTAAAAAAATAGAAGACAAAGACTACAGAAGAATATATCACACCAAGATATTCAGTATGATAAACAACTTTGAAGCAAGACCAAATAAGGGCAAATTCTGGTTGTGTTTCAGAAACGTTTTTAATCCTAACAAATACGAAAGCCTACATTTGTTTCACATAAGACAAGGAGATGAATTTATAGGGATTTATTATGGACTCAAAAGACTACCGAGACCATTTATCATAAAATATGAGGAAAACAGCACAAAAAAGACATCCAAAATAACAAAAATCTCTTATATCGAGTTCAGGTTTAAAAAAGGAAGTGTTTTTTGCTACCTTAGGTGTTTACACACACTATTAAAAGCAAAAAACAAGGAAAAAATTTTCTACAATTCTCTGTTAGACAGAACACTAAGATTGGAGAGAAAAGTTCACCAATTCTATGGAAAAGAATATCTCGAAGACAAAGGAATATTAAAATGGATAAAAGAAAACCAAAAATAATTACTATAGCATCAATTAAAGGTGGTGTTGGAAAGAGTACAACATCTTTGTTCTTCAGCGAAATTCTTTCAAGTAAAAAGTACAAAATACTATTAATTGACCTAGATCCGCAAGCTAGTAGTACAAGTTTTTACATTAACATTATAAGAAGCCAGTCTATAGACATAAGAAAAGTAAATATATACAGAGTGCTAAAAAAAGAACAGGATATCGAAAACTCAGTAATTAAAATCAATAACAATCTTGACTTTATAGCAAGTCACCTAACCTTAGGTAAATTCAATGAAGAAAATGTATCTTTGAAAGAGAGTCTGCTTAAGATATTTTTAAGTTACATACAACACAGATATGATTTCATCATTATGGACACAGCTCCCAATTTAGGAAGTTTACTTAACAATAGTTTAATAATCACTGACTACCTTATCGTTCCTTTGCCGACTGACCAGTGGGCAATTGAGAGTATAGACCTGATAACTGACAGGCTAAGAGATATATTTAGAAATGAATTGCCAACTTTTTACTTAATAACTAACTTAGTCGAAAGACAGAAAATAGACAAGGAATTA includes these proteins:
- a CDS encoding plasmid maintenance protein, with product MRQEKISNRPFNKVVDRRLKVFWVIQKLQHNYFRNKRRYSLRNVVIMVNSILEKKGFKTVTRRTIQSDIKNFEEIGLLKINFNPLGKNNGSFTYYIINKAIEKIANKAISKAYFIKRGKNIDQARYNAIKKDKLKEQDQQFKISHQTLSHLLSKVKSKNIKHKNSSLKDLESKEKHLEKTILQRYKEVSRKDLNEMRKTVKNQISYKNTLWNLKDFMEELQEYEENDAVSFFKIKLREKRNKIWFMSKRNAKTDFKEIVREFKYKNKTKLQNSYQDQKGIIKPKMNYIDNPNGIVKASELITEIMKKELLISI
- a CDS encoding DUF226 domain-containing protein, producing MEKAIYTLKAKLMARKLELDKESKNFFKKIEDKDYRRIYHTKIFSMINNFEARPNKGKFWLCFRNVFNPNKYESLHLFHIRQGDEFIGIYYGLKRLPRPFIIKYEENSTKKTSKITKISYIEFRFKKGSVFCYLRCLHTLLKAKNKEKIFYNSLLDRTLRLERKVHQFYGKEYLEDKGILKWIKENQK
- a CDS encoding ParA family protein, which translates into the protein MDKRKPKIITIASIKGGVGKSTTSLFFSEILSSKKYKILLIDLDPQASSTSFYINIIRSQSIDIRKVNIYRVLKKEQDIENSVIKINNNLDFIASHLTLGKFNEENVSLKESLLKIFLSYIQHRYDFIIMDTAPNLGSLLNNSLIITDYLIVPLPTDQWAIESIDLITDRLRDIFRNELPTFYLITNLVERQKIDKELKEFIESEYKENFLGSVPRRDNLRKTIFHRSKFNPSEGYYKAYKEILENFLSRIGDD